In the Macrobrachium rosenbergii isolate ZJJX-2024 chromosome 23, ASM4041242v1, whole genome shotgun sequence genome, one interval contains:
- the LOC136851647 gene encoding tigger transposable element-derived protein 1-like: MDQQIIANFKKLYTKALLQRCFEVTSETSLTLTEFWKEHFHILSCVRLINKAWADVSKRTLRAAWRNFCPDGAPLRDFEGFDAPSQLGNDPEAEPLPLPDPDVEEIVSVAKSMGLEVSSDDIKELVAEHNTELTMEELQELHKEQQKILAEEVSGEEESKVESTSKGIKEMLLHREKLQEFFKKHHHDKELVNRAIDYVDNNLVSVYRKQLKKWQQQTTLFQFFSKEETQPDPSEKRLRREKLLKNSNQILWKEIPLPTDDALSILLSTSISTDPDPHQC; encoded by the coding sequence atggaccagcagatcattgctaacttcaaaAAGCTCTACACAAAGGCACTGTTGCAAAGGTGTTTTGAAGTTACCAGTGAAACCAGCCTAACTCTGACTGAATTCTGGAAGGAACATTTCCACATTCTGAGTTGTGTCAGGCTGATAAACAAAGCATGGGCAGATGTTTCTAAGAGGACTCTAAGGGCAGCTTGGAGAAACTTTTGTCCTGATGGGGCTCCTCTTAGGGACTTTGAAGGCTTTGATGCCCCTAGTCAGCTTGGAAATGACCCTGAAGCTGAACCCCTTCCTCTGCCTGACCCagatgttgaggaaattgtttctgtggccAAGTCCATGGGCTTGGAGGTGAGTTCTGATGACATCAAGGAGCTGGTGGCAGAACACAACACTGAGCTAACAATGGAGGAACTCCAGGAACTTCACAAGGAGCAGCAGAAGATTTTGGCTGAGGAGGTGTCTGGAGAGGAAGAGAGCAAGGTGGAGTCAACTTCCAAAGGAATAAAGGAGATGCTTCTGCACCGGGAGAAACTCCAAGAGTTCTTCAAGAAGCATCATCATGACAAGGAACTGGTAAACAGGGCTATTGACTACGTTGATAATAATTTAGTCAGCGTATACAGAAAACAGCTGAAGAAATGGCAACAGCAGACAACGCTGTTCCAgtttttttcaaaagaagaaactcAGCCTGATCCCAGTGAAAAAAGGCTAAGAAGGGAAAAACTCCTAAAGAACAGCAACCAGATTTTATGGAAGGAGATTCCCCTTCCAACCGATGACGCTCTCTCCATACTCCTCTCCACATCCATCTCCACAGATCCAGATCCTCATCAGTGTTAA